One genomic region from Nostoc sp. C052 encodes:
- a CDS encoding TrbI/VirB10 family protein, translating into MSENNGKRSVSTIEDLLEINDANKTNGNKAPEPESLLVATKHTIVTSPWSRLAIIAVPFGVGFLAIFLMLNGVFNPAPAPKIGLKTQEIPTTEQAQESDDGDGDARAKLALSDQEDELGRINKNKFDQPAPVPVSVNQKVVPSNPPSSQPAPRSVQNTQPRRVTQTTPQAIRTYTPPPTRTSFSPRTSISARTVTPLDPLEQLNKLRGIGSYGKIAYAETSTSKQSLLDPDLSQTQAVQNQPNEQTDTNNFDQTTPQNSSESIEKIRPRWQATSKVNKITLANNYLPQESQILQGKQTRYLTVGTFASGVLVTSLIQATVNNSGQTQTQTPTSNNTRSVARLQEDLRDNYGQVAIPSGTMLAVELASVDGGSYAVAYVRAIILDNTEYPISAGAISVTGVGGRPLIARRFQDRGGEIARSDLFGGAVSALGKVGEIMNQPDSEEEISDEFTGRIRKRSSGNQRNLTGALMSGFFGQVSQNLSQRNQLATKEITSRPNTWFIPQGTKVTFNVNRSLELP; encoded by the coding sequence ATGAGCGAAAACAACGGTAAAAGGTCTGTATCAACTATAGAGGATTTGCTTGAAATAAATGATGCTAATAAAACTAATGGTAATAAAGCACCAGAACCAGAAAGTTTATTAGTAGCGACTAAGCACACAATTGTCACTTCTCCTTGGTCAAGACTAGCAATAATTGCTGTCCCTTTTGGAGTTGGATTTTTAGCGATATTTTTGATGCTCAATGGCGTTTTCAATCCCGCACCAGCACCAAAGATTGGTCTGAAAACGCAGGAAATACCCACCACTGAACAAGCCCAAGAAAGTGATGATGGAGACGGTGATGCGCGTGCAAAACTCGCTCTGTCGGATCAAGAAGATGAGTTAGGTCGCATTAACAAAAATAAATTTGACCAACCAGCACCAGTACCAGTTTCAGTAAACCAAAAGGTCGTGCCATCTAACCCACCATCTTCACAACCAGCGCCACGTTCTGTTCAAAATACACAACCACGTCGCGTAACTCAGACTACTCCACAAGCGATTAGAACCTACACTCCGCCACCAACACGCACGAGTTTTTCTCCAAGAACCTCTATATCTGCACGGACAGTAACGCCCCTAGATCCCCTTGAGCAATTGAACAAACTCCGTGGCATCGGTTCTTACGGCAAAATCGCATACGCCGAAACTAGCACCAGCAAACAATCTTTATTAGATCCGGATCTTTCTCAAACTCAAGCAGTTCAAAATCAACCGAATGAACAAACAGATACAAATAATTTTGACCAAACCACGCCGCAAAACTCAAGCGAGTCGATTGAAAAGATCCGCCCCAGGTGGCAAGCAACTTCTAAAGTTAACAAGATTACTTTAGCTAACAATTATTTACCTCAAGAAAGCCAAATTCTCCAAGGCAAACAAACTCGCTACCTTACCGTTGGCACTTTTGCTAGTGGTGTCCTTGTTACATCTTTAATTCAAGCCACAGTTAATAATTCAGGGCAGACACAGACACAAACACCAACCTCTAATAACACTAGGTCTGTCGCTAGACTGCAAGAGGATTTACGCGATAACTATGGGCAAGTGGCAATTCCTTCGGGAACAATGCTAGCAGTCGAGTTAGCTTCAGTTGATGGCGGCAGTTACGCTGTCGCTTATGTCAGAGCGATCATATTAGATAATACAGAATATCCGATTTCTGCGGGTGCGATTTCCGTGACAGGAGTTGGTGGTAGACCCCTAATAGCTCGAAGATTTCAGGACAGGGGTGGTGAGATTGCGCGTAGTGACTTGTTTGGTGGCGCTGTGTCTGCATTAGGGAAGGTTGGGGAGATTATGAACCAACCGGATAGTGAAGAAGAAATTTCTGATGAATTCACAGGCAGGATTCGCAAACGTAGTAGTGGCAATCAGCGCAATCTCACAGGTGCGTTAATGTCAGGTTTTTTTGGTCAAGTTAGTCAAAATCTTAGTCAACGCAATCAACTTGCTACTAAAGAAATTACTTCTCGTCCTAATACTTGGTTTATTCCACAGGGAACCAAAGTTACCTTTAATGTAAATCGCTCTTTAGAGTTGCCATGA
- a CDS encoding type IV secretory system conjugative DNA transfer family protein has product MSKSFKVNSANPQGFRFEQLQNHNDAIGKYTHHLFTPNGLTVLSLLGAYILMRVFFGDGNKKKIATSYWGGAKETATAQKKAILQIVNPQCDSAALYIGKHQGKGDGTTFYIPDVQRGTAVIGAPGSGKTFSAINPMIYSAIDQEFPCIVYDFKYPSQAKVAAYAKYKGYDVHIFAPGFPESEVCNPLDFLRDSSDAESSRQISTVINKNFRLLGNSTEDGFFGPSGDQLTQAILMLAKEFGQFADVMTCAAILSSEQMVKRLMAASLNPWVKIAFGQLFSSAASEKTVAGIVATASIMFTRFMAKNTLGCFIGKTTLPLEIKGKQMIIFGLDRERRDAVGPLMTSILHMTIARNIAKKRLDPLIVALDELPSIYLPDLYRWLNESRSEGFCGIIGFQNMGQLEKNYGKDIAKAILGACSTKFIFNPGENESAQLFSNFLGDEEIKYKQKSRSTGSKNNSTSISDQEKTRKLFEPAQFLKLIAGKCVFINPTYANKKEGSVPLLKTIKISQPLKNIEKYNQLKWARIVSLLARRSTQKFPSGQDLALRVKQVELRFPIPQNPQAVSNNPGLTSKNVGSMVNQDQVPSDIGF; this is encoded by the coding sequence ATGAGCAAATCTTTCAAAGTAAATAGCGCTAATCCTCAAGGATTTCGATTTGAGCAATTACAAAATCATAATGACGCAATTGGCAAATACACTCATCATTTATTTACCCCTAATGGGCTAACAGTTTTGTCTTTACTTGGTGCTTATATTTTGATGAGGGTATTTTTTGGCGATGGTAACAAGAAGAAAATTGCTACCTCTTATTGGGGTGGAGCTAAAGAAACTGCAACTGCTCAGAAAAAAGCCATCTTGCAAATCGTCAATCCACAATGTGATAGTGCGGCACTTTACATTGGTAAGCATCAGGGAAAAGGTGATGGTACTACTTTCTATATCCCTGATGTGCAAAGAGGTACAGCAGTTATCGGCGCTCCCGGTAGTGGTAAAACATTCAGCGCCATTAACCCGATGATTTACTCGGCAATTGATCAGGAATTTCCATGTATAGTCTACGACTTTAAGTATCCTTCTCAAGCGAAAGTTGCTGCCTACGCCAAATACAAGGGCTATGATGTTCACATTTTTGCACCGGGATTCCCTGAATCTGAAGTCTGCAATCCTTTAGATTTTCTCCGGGATAGTAGTGATGCCGAATCGTCCCGACAAATTTCCACTGTTATCAATAAGAATTTCCGACTTTTGGGCAATTCAACTGAAGATGGTTTCTTCGGCCCGTCTGGTGATCAGTTGACTCAGGCAATTCTGATGTTAGCTAAAGAGTTCGGTCAATTCGCGGATGTTATGACTTGCGCGGCGATCCTCTCTAGCGAACAAATGGTCAAACGCCTGATGGCTGCTTCTCTCAATCCTTGGGTAAAAATTGCTTTTGGGCAACTGTTCAGTTCTGCTGCATCTGAAAAAACTGTTGCCGGGATTGTTGCAACTGCCAGCATCATGTTCACTCGCTTTATGGCGAAAAACACCTTGGGCTGTTTCATTGGTAAGACAACTTTACCTTTGGAAATTAAAGGTAAGCAGATGATTATCTTTGGGTTAGATAGAGAGCGCCGAGATGCAGTAGGGCCTCTCATGACCAGCATTTTACACATGACCATCGCCCGTAACATTGCCAAAAAGCGACTTGATCCACTGATCGTTGCACTGGATGAATTACCCTCGATTTACTTACCTGACCTATACAGATGGCTCAACGAATCTCGTTCTGAGGGCTTCTGTGGTATTATCGGCTTCCAAAATATGGGGCAGCTTGAGAAGAACTACGGTAAAGATATCGCTAAGGCTATCCTTGGTGCTTGCAGCACTAAGTTTATATTCAATCCTGGTGAGAACGAGTCGGCGCAATTATTCTCCAACTTCTTGGGTGATGAAGAGATTAAGTACAAGCAAAAAAGCCGTTCTACTGGTAGTAAAAATAATAGCACGAGCATCAGCGACCAAGAGAAAACGAGAAAGCTTTTTGAACCGGCTCAATTTCTGAAGTTAATTGCTGGTAAATGCGTTTTCATTAACCCTACTTATGCTAATAAAAAGGAAGGTTCAGTTCCACTGTTGAAAACTATTAAAATTTCTCAGCCTCTCAAAAATATTGAGAAATACAATCAACTAAAATGGGCGAGAATTGTTAGTTTACTAGCTAGAAGAAGTACGCAGAAATTTCCCTCTGGGCAAGATTTAGCTTTACGAGTTAAGCAAGTTGAGTTACGCTTTCCCATTCCCCAAAATCCTCAAGCTGTTTCTAATAATCCCGGTCTGACATCAAAAAACGTTGGCAGTATGGTTAATCAAGACCAAGTTCCTTCTGATATCGGGTTTTAA
- a CDS encoding relaxase/mobilization nuclease domain-containing protein, translating to MKMTIEELKIDNFELIKTLSQQYVLANGSFIDINLTLTQIIDNFNSLSGTRPRLKSLGIYIVISLKNIYIHLNQQLCIQIVNQYIHGIGWHDLQYICFFDINPSNVYIHIVFNRVTPQGKLIDIKYLGAKWQQYEVLRQSCSRILENPVNNKYLQIRCNCCS from the coding sequence ATGAAAATGACTATTGAAGAATTGAAGATTGATAATTTTGAATTAATTAAAACTTTATCTCAACAGTATGTTCTCGCTAATGGTAGTTTCATTGATATTAATCTGACTCTAACTCAAATCATTGACAATTTTAATAGCTTGTCTGGAACTAGACCAAGACTTAAGAGTTTGGGAATCTATATTGTCATCAGTTTGAAAAATATTTATATTCACCTAAATCAACAATTATGTATTCAAATTGTTAATCAATATATTCACGGTATTGGCTGGCATGATTTGCAATACATTTGTTTTTTTGATATTAATCCAAGTAACGTTTACATTCATATTGTTTTTAATCGGGTTACACCCCAAGGTAAGCTCATTGATATCAAATACTTGGGGGCTAAGTGGCAACAATATGAGGTTTTACGTCAATCTTGTTCTCGGATATTAGAAAACCCTGTTAATAATAAATATTTGCAAATCCGCTGCAACTGTTGTTCTTAA
- a CDS encoding DUF3854 domain-containing protein: MFDERHLQLTSAYARASQHFIRAFIYPLGEFIYKSIESAIDLKCRIEIGEETYFLTPDEDGGWKWSKNNFEGVTDESIEQVEEIMAYLLSKLLPGRNDITPSNFPPEPDLPPVLPNPNSPLILPPSATSVEFLTIPFDSQNPQEYLPIQDQENLGLNASIQRNVFLTGESANNGISSKKLELQNTQHIPPHPEHIDPQHWHELVVGSAIAPDIAHLNFSSLHFSYVGGEHEAWERLMISDKLSRTNTGSLSIRLLELYSHLDAGGWWCNSGVDPRTFANLTPGEQPQIKEWGCYKPNRPRPKTVKKDGFTVAVEGKFIKYEHPPSVDLSIFLLDVPGVIAQNIYSKAGVNPSDSDRLSGFWYCVYKHNIPLVITEGAKKAASLLSQGHAAIGLPGISSGYRSPKNEWGKKIGDSYLADELAVFATKSRVFKICFDYETKPETKLNIQRDIWKTGSLLQEFGAVVKVVTLPGPDKGVDDFIVAQGGESFEKLSAGAIALESWHQNQLDNLRFTIKLKDGTVKTIDQQKGYFTVTDAPELEPNIGVLKKSRAKSPIDLGSQIIDIKVIDSDIIHLDVAPEPAQPTETAVTSSSWAKKENVTLYEPNFFRKRLEASENKQIAFAAYTLLKKYGVEAKDKQQTSGKIYHADAFVIKNHGADKYSIYRRHDDVELMTFQADKWGHVGKIKLSYTEIESEQKIWREKQINILPIERQEFLLVADYLKAGKELPSVDEDPRKIASVVGSVSPKGTHNILESFKENEVLKILTQSINSFEKDDLTLGNYRIIFRQTSDNTSTLQLLKTEHNGTNREAVRFQFEKTDTGMTHQVQAMAITEADLEKLRLLAQKLHINYKDLFGNPTDTRDIDLPVHPEITRNLDEEQSYQSKPNVPDRKTQSHPQEASSNSPKQDNAVLPLHPVLKQYWEQLEKDGSSHETVAQGHLEFQSKIQETGKLTVGEQRELYQQIQNLAWSEINHNGRTDIVLPPLAHIVNDLRSHVQKEAQPQFDSDPKRDTPVPLHPEIASHWHDLETNKTWSSVANQCNNPLREKLVLTGKLTIGEQRELYQKILLQSQFEQQNIGQTNISLPPLSDVIQDLLNTRSQVINNTYTPKVEVHSQKSHTPPQPTTNSQELEL; the protein is encoded by the coding sequence ATGTTTGATGAACGACATTTGCAACTCACTTCCGCTTACGCTAGAGCTAGTCAGCATTTTATTAGAGCTTTTATTTATCCTTTAGGAGAGTTTATTTACAAATCAATCGAATCAGCTATTGATCTAAAATGTCGAATCGAAATAGGAGAAGAAACTTATTTTCTTACTCCTGATGAAGATGGTGGCTGGAAATGGTCTAAAAATAACTTTGAAGGTGTAACAGATGAGTCAATAGAACAAGTAGAAGAGATAATGGCATATTTATTGTCTAAACTTCTTCCCGGCAGGAATGATATAACACCGTCGAATTTTCCTCCTGAGCCTGATTTACCTCCAGTTTTACCTAACCCCAATTCCCCCTTAATTCTTCCGCCTTCTGCCACATCTGTTGAGTTTTTAACTATACCATTCGATTCTCAAAATCCCCAGGAATATCTACCTATTCAAGACCAAGAAAATCTAGGTTTAAATGCTTCCATCCAGAGAAATGTGTTTTTAACAGGTGAAAGCGCCAACAATGGCATAAGTAGTAAAAAACTTGAGCTACAAAATACTCAACATATCCCGCCTCACCCAGAACATATTGATCCGCAACATTGGCACGAACTCGTAGTAGGCAGCGCGATCGCACCAGATATTGCACATCTCAACTTCTCTAGTCTTCATTTTAGCTATGTCGGTGGCGAACATGAAGCTTGGGAACGGCTGATGATCAGCGACAAACTCTCACGTACAAATACAGGTAGCCTCTCTATTAGGCTTTTAGAACTCTATTCCCATCTAGATGCAGGTGGGTGGTGGTGTAATTCAGGAGTAGACCCGCGCACATTTGCTAATCTTACCCCTGGTGAGCAACCTCAAATTAAAGAATGGGGATGTTATAAGCCAAACCGCCCCAGACCCAAAACCGTGAAAAAAGATGGGTTCACTGTTGCGGTTGAAGGCAAGTTCATTAAATATGAGCATCCACCATCAGTTGATTTGAGTATTTTCTTGCTAGATGTCCCAGGCGTGATTGCCCAAAATATTTACTCAAAAGCTGGAGTAAACCCCAGCGATAGCGATCGCTTGAGTGGTTTTTGGTATTGTGTGTATAAACACAATATCCCACTCGTCATTACAGAGGGGGCGAAGAAGGCGGCTAGTCTGTTAAGCCAAGGTCACGCAGCCATCGGACTACCGGGAATTTCCTCCGGCTATCGCTCACCGAAAAACGAGTGGGGCAAGAAAATTGGTGATTCCTATCTGGCTGATGAGTTAGCTGTTTTCGCAACTAAGAGTAGAGTTTTCAAAATCTGCTTTGATTATGAAACGAAGCCTGAAACTAAGCTCAATATCCAAAGAGATATTTGGAAAACAGGAAGCTTATTACAAGAATTTGGTGCTGTCGTTAAAGTAGTAACGCTGCCAGGGCCCGATAAGGGTGTAGATGATTTTATAGTCGCACAGGGAGGAGAAAGTTTTGAAAAGCTATCTGCCGGGGCTATAGCTCTAGAATCATGGCATCAAAATCAACTTGATAATTTACGTTTTACTATCAAGCTCAAAGATGGCACAGTCAAAACAATTGATCAACAAAAAGGATATTTTACTGTGACAGATGCTCCCGAATTAGAACCAAACATTGGTGTATTAAAAAAAAGTCGTGCTAAATCACCTATTGACCTTGGTTCACAAATTATAGATATAAAAGTTATTGATTCAGACATTATTCATTTAGATGTTGCCCCTGAGCCAGCCCAGCCAACTGAAACTGCTGTAACTAGTTCTTCTTGGGCTAAAAAAGAAAATGTAACACTTTATGAGCCTAATTTTTTTAGAAAGCGCCTAGAAGCTAGTGAGAATAAACAAATAGCTTTTGCTGCTTATACTTTGTTAAAAAAATATGGTGTTGAAGCTAAAGATAAACAGCAGACCAGTGGAAAAATCTACCATGCTGATGCTTTTGTAATTAAGAATCATGGCGCTGATAAATACAGTATCTATCGTCGTCATGATGATGTAGAGTTAATGACTTTTCAAGCTGATAAATGGGGACACGTAGGCAAGATTAAACTTTCTTACACAGAAATAGAGTCTGAACAAAAAATTTGGAGAGAAAAACAAATTAACATTCTGCCTATTGAAAGGCAGGAGTTTTTGTTAGTGGCTGACTACCTCAAAGCTGGTAAAGAATTGCCCTCTGTTGATGAAGACCCTCGCAAAATAGCTTCTGTCGTTGGTTCAGTCTCTCCTAAAGGCACACACAATATTTTAGAAAGTTTCAAAGAAAACGAGGTATTAAAAATACTTACACAGAGTATTAATAGCTTCGAGAAAGACGATTTGACCTTGGGCAATTACCGGATTATTTTTCGGCAAACCAGTGACAATACATCTACTCTGCAATTACTCAAAACTGAACACAATGGTACAAATCGGGAAGCTGTTCGCTTTCAGTTTGAGAAAACTGACACTGGTATGACTCATCAAGTCCAAGCGATGGCTATCACTGAAGCTGATTTGGAGAAGTTAAGACTATTGGCTCAAAAGCTGCATATTAATTACAAAGATTTATTTGGCAACCCGACAGACACCCGTGACATCGACTTGCCCGTTCATCCCGAAATTACCCGTAATTTAGACGAGGAGCAGTCATACCAATCTAAGCCCAACGTACCAGATCGCAAGACACAATCACACCCACAAGAAGCAAGCTCTAATTCTCCAAAACAAGACAACGCTGTGCTACCACTACATCCAGTTTTGAAACAATATTGGGAGCAGTTAGAAAAAGATGGTTCAAGTCATGAGACTGTAGCGCAAGGACATTTAGAATTTCAATCTAAAATTCAGGAAACTGGAAAATTAACTGTTGGTGAACAGCGTGAACTTTACCAGCAGATTCAAAATCTTGCCTGGAGTGAAATTAATCACAATGGGCGTACTGATATTGTGCTTCCACCATTAGCTCACATTGTTAATGATTTGCGATCGCACGTTCAAAAAGAAGCACAACCACAGTTTGATTCTGACCCGAAACGTGATACACCCGTGCCTCTTCACCCTGAGATCGCCTCTCATTGGCACGATTTAGAAACGAATAAAACTTGGTCTAGTGTTGCCAATCAATGCAACAACCCTTTACGGGAAAAACTTGTCTTAACTGGCAAGCTGACTATTGGGGAGCAACGTGAACTTTACCAAAAAATTCTTCTTCAAAGTCAATTCGAGCAGCAGAACATTGGGCAAACGAATATCTCACTTCCTCCTTTGAGTGATGTGATTCAGGATTTGCTCAATACTCGTAGCCAGGTTATTAACAATACCTATACGCCCAAGGTTGAAGTACATTCTCAAAAATCTCACACTCCACCACAACCTACTACTAATTCACAGGAATTAGAATTGTGA
- a CDS encoding cell wall metabolism sensor histidine kinase WalK: MQQEVLSILGLLHDVSNNYQGASLVLNQIIDGAYGQSLEEIKPLLIALQQTNERGVSLIQSERTAFFELNPATMEQFDMLSFLQTTYSRFKPIAQYHSLNLHYETQLTYKHGTQVRGDSISIDRMLCNLVTNAIKYTLTGDIFLRLLNQEDDLIIEIEDTGCGIAAEQISNIFIPLWRAPNSNLLHQSGMGLGLYIALCVAHTHGLRISVNSVVRQGTKFTIIFPYKDNGVYGVDGRMLPKSQRLQDALPI, translated from the coding sequence ATGCAACAGGAAGTTTTAAGCATATTAGGTTTGTTACACGATGTTTCAAACAACTATCAAGGAGCATCGTTAGTTTTGAATCAAATAATTGATGGTGCTTATGGACAGTCTTTAGAAGAGATCAAACCGTTGCTGATAGCTTTACAACAAACGAATGAGCGAGGGGTGAGTTTGATTCAATCTGAAAGAACTGCTTTTTTTGAACTAAATCCAGCGACAATGGAGCAGTTTGATATGTTAAGTTTTTTACAAACAACTTATTCTCGATTCAAACCAATAGCGCAGTATCATTCCTTGAATCTCCACTATGAAACACAACTAACATACAAGCATGGAACGCAAGTACGGGGTGATAGCATAAGTATTGACCGAATGCTGTGTAATCTGGTGACAAATGCTATTAAGTACACTCTTACCGGAGATATCTTTTTAAGGCTGCTCAATCAAGAAGATGATTTAATTATTGAGATTGAAGATACCGGCTGTGGGATTGCCGCCGAACAAATTTCCAATATATTTATCCCATTATGGCGAGCGCCAAATAGCAATTTATTACATCAATCAGGCATGGGACTAGGACTGTACATCGCCTTATGTGTGGCTCATACTCATGGTTTGAGGATAAGCGTAAACTCGGTAGTTAGACAAGGAACCAAATTCACCATAATATTTCCTTACAAAGATAACGGGGTTTATGGGGTTGATGGTAGGATGTTGCCCAAATCACAAAGGTTACAAGATGCGTTACCTATATGA
- a CDS encoding response regulator, whose amino-acid sequence MIRLTLIEDEELIRLGITTAINQQPDMEMVGVARTGIEGINLVKELNPDVILVDIGLPDISGLEVIKEVKLNSKTKIVVLSSHSSQGTVQSALNVGADSYILKKNNVPLILEAIKTTFYDSKSFFDPDISRRNFCYQQKIKGKTYQDNLTNTEIQIVSLMAAGFSNKLIAEQLFITESTVKGHINKIFAKLDVSDRVNALIEASKLGYIEQDYLQVG is encoded by the coding sequence ATGATTCGATTAACGCTCATTGAGGATGAAGAACTCATTAGGTTGGGGATCACTACTGCTATCAATCAACAACCAGATATGGAAATGGTCGGCGTTGCGCGTACTGGTATTGAAGGGATTAATTTAGTTAAGGAATTAAATCCCGATGTCATTTTGGTGGATATTGGTTTACCGGACATATCTGGGCTAGAAGTGATTAAAGAGGTCAAACTCAATAGCAAGACTAAAATTGTTGTTCTTTCTTCTCATTCTTCTCAAGGCACTGTTCAATCAGCTTTAAATGTCGGCGCTGATTCTTACATTCTCAAAAAGAATAATGTTCCTCTGATTTTAGAAGCCATTAAAACCACATTCTACGATAGCAAGTCTTTTTTTGACCCTGATATTAGCCGACGGAATTTTTGTTACCAACAGAAAATCAAGGGTAAGACTTATCAAGATAATCTCACTAATACTGAAATCCAAATTGTTTCTTTGATGGCAGCTGGTTTTTCTAATAAGCTGATTGCCGAGCAGTTATTCATTACTGAAAGTACTGTAAAAGGGCATATTAACAAGATTTTTGCTAAGTTGGATGTCAGCGATCGCGTCAATGCTTTGATTGAAGCTAGTAAACTTGGGTACATCGAACAAGATTATCTTCAGGTAGGTTAG
- a CDS encoding DUF6753 family protein, with amino-acid sequence MRVQDTLQGYSPSEQKRIVEGAYQLGITPDDPVFRMMATLGRYEETIIDLQARMEAMIEAWAALIDQKLDKTSKQAESMHYTVVSNAVRDEIKKIKPTDTGMKVQAGWGLGTVSLVCGLVAAGSTLLGSLTTWNLVQNIGTNQSVVVSRNEIKILQWAKSQEGKQMYQIILKNQAAIEACQTQQSKTQGYCLIQVGK; translated from the coding sequence ATGCGAGTACAAGACACATTACAAGGCTACTCCCCATCAGAACAAAAACGCATAGTTGAAGGGGCATATCAACTAGGAATTACACCAGATGATCCAGTTTTTAGGATGATGGCGACACTAGGCAGATATGAAGAAACGATCATAGACCTCCAGGCAAGAATGGAGGCAATGATAGAAGCATGGGCGGCACTGATAGACCAAAAACTGGATAAGACAAGCAAACAAGCCGAGTCAATGCATTATACAGTTGTGTCAAATGCTGTACGTGATGAGATCAAAAAAATCAAGCCCACCGACACAGGCATGAAAGTGCAGGCAGGCTGGGGATTGGGGACAGTATCTCTTGTGTGTGGATTAGTCGCGGCTGGCAGTACCTTGCTGGGTTCGCTGACCACATGGAATCTGGTGCAAAATATAGGAACAAATCAGTCAGTAGTAGTCTCACGTAACGAAATAAAGATTCTCCAGTGGGCAAAATCCCAAGAGGGTAAACAAATGTATCAAATAATCTTGAAGAATCAAGCAGCGATTGAAGCTTGTCAAACACAGCAGAGTAAAACCCAGGGCTATTGTTTAATTCAAGTAGGTAAGTAG
- a CDS encoding DUF192 domain-containing protein — MQILEIPNEKDLYAAAFKLLNILGPVAGVLIIIGTVALGYVQTRPQDLPVTHLLTKGNRTFKLSVASTPEQLEKGLKFRASLNGDYGMLFNLGREIYDVPFWMYKVNFPLDIFYLKDNVVTTAVYNAQPCYKTPCPIYKGKVASQVLELVKGTANIKVGDRLNIQPLSVLPKNNIGIYSGNYLKTKNNR; from the coding sequence ATGCAAATTCTTGAAATTCCTAACGAGAAAGATTTATACGCTGCTGCTTTCAAGTTACTGAACATACTAGGCCCTGTTGCTGGAGTATTAATTATCATTGGCACTGTGGCGCTGGGTTACGTCCAAACTCGTCCCCAGGATTTACCAGTTACGCACCTTCTCACGAAAGGCAATCGCACATTTAAGCTCTCAGTCGCCTCTACACCAGAGCAATTAGAGAAAGGGCTGAAATTTCGAGCATCCTTAAACGGCGACTACGGGATGTTATTCAACCTGGGCAGAGAAATTTACGACGTGCCTTTCTGGATGTACAAGGTAAATTTTCCATTAGACATCTTTTATCTTAAGGACAATGTGGTGACAACTGCGGTTTACAATGCCCAACCGTGTTACAAAACCCCTTGTCCCATCTACAAGGGGAAAGTTGCCTCCCAAGTGCTAGAGCTAGTAAAAGGCACTGCCAATATCAAGGTTGGCGATCGGCTTAACATTCAACCGTTATCAGTTTTGCCTAAGAATAATATTGGTATTTATAGCGGCAATTATTTGAAAACCAAAAATAATCGCTAG